The region GTGCTGACCATTCCAACTGCAGAATTTGACCGGGAAGCGTTCATCGACAGTCGTGAAATCATAGCAGAGGTGTCCGCTGCCACCGACTTCCTTGGGCTTTTCAGCGCTGGCATCGGTGAAGTTGCCATCTGCATCGGCCTTGCCGTTGTTCTTGAGAATGCGCTTGAGTGCACTGTCACGAGCGCGGTTGTATTGGCAGGTGCCGTCGTTCTTGCCGTGCACAGCCATCCAGGCGATGGGCAAGCCCTTGTTCTTCGGCAGGTAGATGTTGTAGTCGGCGGTTGCATAGACTGCGACTGCACGGAGGCGGTCTTGCATATCCTGGGCCATGGAGTTCGTGACCATGGCGCCGAAGCTGAAGCCCGTCATGAACACGCGGCTGGTGTCAATGCAGTAGTTTTCTTCGAGAGTCGTAAGC is a window of Fibrobacter succinogenes DNA encoding:
- a CDS encoding PHB depolymerase family esterase, with protein sequence LTTLEENYCIDTSRVFMTGFSFGAMVTNSMAQDMQDRLRAVAVYATADYNIYLPKNKGLPIAWMAVHGKNDGTCQYNRARDSALKRILKNNGKADADGNFTDASAEKPKEVGGSGHLCYDFTTVDERFPVKFCSWNGQHQWTAYDNGNWQNTWVPQEVHKFFEQF